One window of the Dromaius novaehollandiae isolate bDroNov1 chromosome 25, bDroNov1.hap1, whole genome shotgun sequence genome contains the following:
- the GTPBP3 gene encoding tRNA modification GTPase GTPBP3, mitochondrial, which produces MALRRALSAAGGRWARRLCSAARGDTVFAVSSGHGKCGVAVIRASGPGCRAALQSLTGRRELPPARVLALRRIRDPATAEPLDRGLVAWFPGPGSFTGEDCCELHVHGGPAVVSGVLQALGRLPGLRPAEPGEFARRAFHHGKLDLTAAEGLADLIQAETEAQRRQALRQMEGELGRLYQRWSETLTQALAHLEAYIDFSEDDNVEEEVLSRVAATVRALEREVGAHLRDGRRGELLRGGVRVVIAGPPNVGKSSLLNLLARRPAAIVSPVAGTTRDVVELALDVGGYPAVLSDTAGLRATADPVEREGVSRARERLQHADLVLAVLDASAVPAEPGGLAAALGAVLPPATDPPKPCVLVLNKADLLRGGGGALRAACARGGLPPAALLSCTTGAGLAGLLELLRRQLERLCGDPRAGGPSLTQSRHGHHLRACLGALRRCRPAAPAADLALAAEELRQARRHLGRITGHVGAEDVLDVIFRDFCVGK; this is translated from the exons ATGGCGCTGCGGAGGGCGCtgagcgcggcgggcggcag GTGGGCGCGGCGCCTGTGCTCCGCGGCGCGGGGCGACACCGTCTTCGCCGTGTCCTCGGGCCACGGCAAGTGCGGCGTGGCGGTGATCCGGGCCAGCGGGCCGGGCTGCCGGGCCGCCCTGCAGAGCCTCACGGGGCGCCGCGAGCTGCCGCCAGCCCGCGTCCTGGCCCTGCGGCGCATCCGCGACCCCGCCACCGCCGAGCCCTTGGACCGCGGCCTCGTCGCCTGGTTCCCCG GACCCGGGAGCTTCACGGGGGAGGACTGCTGCGAGCTGCACGTGCACGGCGGGCCGGCCGTGGTGAGCGGCGTGCTGCAGGCGCTGG GGCGGCTGCCCGGGCTGCGGCCGGCCGAGCCGGGCGAGTTTGCGCGGCGAGCCTTCCACCACGGCAAGCTGGACctgacggcggcggaggggctggCGGACCTCATCCAGGCGGAGACGGAGGCGCAGCGGCGGCAGGCGCTGCGGCAGATGGAGGGCGAGCTGGGGCGGCTCTACCAGCGCTGGAGCGAGACCCTCACCCAG GCGCTGGCCCACCTCGAAGCCTACATCGACTTCAGCGAGGATGACAACGTGGAGGAAGAGGTGCTGTCGCGAG TGGCGGCGACGGTGCGGGCGCTGGAGCGGGAGGTGGGCGCCCACCTGCGGgacgggcggcggggggagctgctccgcggcggcgtGCGCGTGGTCATCGCCGGCCCCCCCAACGTGGGCAAGAGCAGCCTGCTCAACCTGCTGG cgcggcggccggcggccatCGTGTCCCCCGTGGCCGGGACCACGCGGGACGTGGTGGAGCTGGCCCTGGACGTCGGCGGCTACCCCGCGGTGCTGAGCGACACGGCGGGGCTGCGCGCCACTGCCGACCCCGTGGAGCGGGAGGGCGTGAGCCGGGCGCGGGAGAG GCTGCAGCACGCCGACCTGGTGCTGGCGGTGCTGGACGCCAGCGCGGTGCCGGCGGAGCCGGGGGGGCTCGCCGCCGCCCTGGGGGCCGTGCTGCCCCCCGCCACGGACCCCCCCAAGCCCTGCGTGCTGGTGCTGAACAAGGCGGAcctgctgcggggcggcgggggggccctgcGGGCCGCCTGCgcccggggggggctgccccccgccgccctgctCTCCTGCACCACGGGCGCCGGGCTGGCcgggctgctggagctgctgcggcGGCAGCTGGAGCGGCT GTGCGGCGACCCTCGGGCCGGCGGGCCCAGCCTGACGCAGAGCCGCCACGGCCACCACCTGCGCGCCTGCCTGGGGGCcctgcgccgctgccgccccgccgcccccgccgccgacCTGGCGCTGGCCGCCGAGGAGCTGCGGCAGGCGCGCCGGCACCTGGGCCGCATCACGGGCCACGTGGGCGCCGAGGACGTCCTCGACGTCATCTTCAGGGACTTCTGCGTGGGCAAGTGA